In the Arachis hypogaea cultivar Tifrunner chromosome 20, arahy.Tifrunner.gnm2.J5K5, whole genome shotgun sequence genome, GCTAGATTCATATCATTACTACTCTTAATCAAAGATGTCCAAATTCCAATAACTTTGAGATGTAGACTTAACATAATATGAAAATAAACAATTTAGGGTCAGATTTTTTattactgaaataaaataaacaaaattggcTCTCAAAATAATTGTATGATATTAATATATTCGCCtttagaaaatttgtgaatagtgaattttaataattttagtggGGTATTAAAATACCTTAaagaataactaatttttttattaaatattatttatggaAAGAAActatttcctaagaaaattcaACCTTCATACAAATGATCCCCAAATATTATatctaattgaaattaaatagtTGTTTGATTATTGTTGGTaggatatttattttttctttcccttttgttTTTTCTATTGATATTGATAAGAACAAGACTTGCTTTGGCTCTTCCCTTCTATTTTTTATCAAACATATGAAACGTGCATTACATAGTTTAGCTCAAAATGGAAGGTATATATACACACTTTAATTGAACATATCTATTCATGAGTTTTCCAGCTAAATACTTGCTTCATAAGAGATCGTTTCTCCTCAAATTATAACTTTTAGTTTATAAATATCTTGTTGCTGCTTTGCACTAGGTAttggtttgataaaattttaatctttttaaagtattttttaaaaattaaaagttgtgTAGCAATTATATctgataaagtaaaataaaaataacttgtaatatgtgaaaattataaaaaaatgagtttgataaaaattattttaacaattaaaataattttaatagacataaatataataaataatgaaATTATATTAAGCTCttcattaaattttgaaaatataaattaactttaaaaaatatttttataaatactttaaaagttactcttaacattttaaaattaaaagtagaaatatttttatttttggtacaTTAATAGTAAAAAGATTTAAACTTAATACCCTATGCAACCACGATGCTCCATATACCATTTTAATAGGTTGGTATTCACCAAAAGTGTTGATTGATAGTTAGAAATTGATCTCTTCAATATAGCAACTATCTGCTCATGCTTCGTGGGTCGTActtaattattctatttatttttataattttattaaatttataattaaatttttatattttttaattaaatttttacacaatttttaattttataattaatttttattaatataaaaaatattaaaattaataatatttataattaaaaatttaattaaaattttgattacgttttttttttttaaaatatataaaaatttaattacaaatttaataaaagacAACAATTAaattaggggtgcacatgggcagggtgaagccgggtttgatgtgacccagatccgacccgaaatatacaccgggtctatttattagacccgaacccggccctaaacccgatgaaaccaatacactttcgggccacaattataccgggtgaaaaccgggtgaaaatcgggccgttaacattacattacgttgataccttcttctaagctagcatgtaaaaatatccaaattttcaagactccaaccgttatttaacatggtaaaattcacttagaaaaatataacaagaaccaacccttctttaaaattaaagcatcaccacaatcaatactaatattatctaataataccaaatatttaaatcaatacaaataacacaatattatgcattagtctaaagtcttatgcattctaaatataaaatattaacttatagtcttatattgactaataacacaaaatattaaggtttacaatacttaaattctacataagaataatcatgatccatcactaataacacaaaatattaattgtgtatgatgaccgggtcaccgggccgacttcgggtgacccgagctatgacccggacccgacccgaaataatgaccgggtctatttttgagacccttacccggctCTAAACccaatgaaatcacaccaaattagttcctaaagtgttcgggaccgagTCGGGTCTTCGGACCGGGTCGGGTCTTGTACACCCCTAAATTAAACCTACTTGAATGTCATTTCAAGGAAGTGTTACGTGGTTTTCACCAGATGCATTATACTTCACTAGGGATAGTATGAGAAAATGGATGAGAATGTAAATTCCCATTTAGCATTATATGaatatgttagaaacaagagacttgagagagtaatctgaaaagtgtattattgagttgtgatgaaaagtacaatatacaaaaggtatttataggtgctaaatgaatcagagtaataaaggcatagaatcctataattaatatacagatatactacataaatatagacgatactaattgatatagacgatactaattgatcctaattgatgctaatgattctctaacatcccccctcaaactcaagtgggagctaaggataccaacttgagtttggataacaaagtcctgaaacgagtcgggtgatgagctttcgtgaagatatcagcagtctgatctagtgttccaacagcaatgagacgaatagcatcaataaggatacgttgccgaacaaagtgacaatcaagctcaatgtgtttggtgcgttcatgaaagacatcattatgggcgatctgaatagcactgcggttatcacaaaaaacatcagtaggggatgactgaggagcacccaaatcttcgagaagccaacgaaccgagacaacttcagcagtggtgtcagcgagggcacggtactcagcttctgtgcttgagcgagcagtgaacgtttgcttcttagcacgccaagaaatgagagcgtcgccaagaaacaaacagtaaccagtagtagaacgacgatcagtgggatcaccagcccaatcagcatcggagtaagcctgaagagacaaagaggaatgggcagaaaaataaagaccATGAAAgagagtgcctttgatgtagcgaagaatgcgtagaactgccgcatagtgagtagtacgaggagctgacaagaactggctaagtacatgaaccggataggcgatgtctggacgggtgacagtcaagtagactagaccgccaactaactgtcgatagagagtcggattatccaaaacagtgccatccataggggtaaattgaacattaggctcaagaggagtagactcagtgcgactatctgtaatcccagcacgagcaagaagatctgaagcatacttagcctgagagagatagatgccatcatcggtggagatgacctcgagaccaagaaaatagctgagagaaccaagatctttcatctcaaaggtacggtaaagtgaggccttgagagcagagataccatcaacatcatccccagtgattatcatgtcatcaacatacaaaagtagaagaacaactccacgttcgcttttacgaatgaagagcgcattctcatgagggctagaagtaaaaccaagactgcatatggtagtgctgaacttgtcaaaccattcacgaggagcttgcttaagtccataaagtgccttgcgaaggagacaaaccttatcagaaggacaaggatatcccggaggtggtttcatatagactgtctttttcaaatccccattaagaaatgcattcttcacatccatctgactgagagaccattttttaactgcggcaatggcaagaagagctcgaaCAGACGTAAGGCGAGCGACAggggcaaaagtctcttcataatcaataccatactcttgcgtacaaccttgagcaaccaagcgggccttataacggtcaatagagccatcagagcgagtcttgatcttgtatacccatctactacccacaacttcctgatcagaaggaggatcaaccagatcccaagtgtgtgctttttcaagtgcctgtaattcttcttgcattgcttgttgccaatttgggttTGAGGAGGCTTCTATGAAtgtcttaggttcatgttgatgaagaatagtagaaaagcaatggtaatcaagaagatgaggaggtggattccttaccctagaagaacgagcgggaggaggaggcatgacggtaggagcaggatcatcgtccggtctggaatcatcgggaAATGGAGAAGGCGTAGGAACAGGAGGCTGTGGAGGGTCACTCGAGATAGaacctgtagaatcatcactaggaaaaagatcaacattggggttagtaaacAAAGGTGACTGAGTAGTGGGGATCGACTCAAAGGATGAGAACCGAGAAAACATGTGGTGCTCCCaaaagacaacatgacgagatatacgaatacgtttagaaagaggatcccaacaacgataacccttgtggtcagtgccataaccaagaaaacaacacatacgagaccgaggttcaagtttactatgttcatgaggctgaagaaaaacaaaacaTACACAACCGAAAACTCGAAGGGAACTGTAATCTGGGGgggtatgataaagacgctcaaagggagtaacattaccaagaacagaagaagggagtctattgataacatgaacagcagtaagaacagcttcaccccaagtacgctcaggacacgaagaagaaaggagcattgcacggacggagtcaagaatgtgacggtgtttgcgttcggctctaccattttgttgagacgtaccaggacaagaaaactcagacagagtaccctgttctgcaagaaaggctaagagtttggaatcacggtattccatagcattatcacgtcggAAAACCTTAATGgccttggaaaactgagttttaatcatagtagcaaagttgatataaatctgaggtaactcatggcgattagccatcaaataaacccaagtaaaacgggaataatcatcaatgaaaacaacaaagtatcgagctccgcccatagaggcagtgggagcggggccccaaacatcagagtgaatgagatcaaaaggagagcaagcaagagatgaatttttgtgaaaagataaagcaggttgtttggcagtttggCAAGAAATGCAGTCAAAAGATTCATTCGGAACCTGACCtaaaacaccctgagatacaagaggacgcagttttcctaaggaggtgtgggcaagacgttgatgccataagtgaagggtagagggagaagaagcagcacagagatttggtacaggaggaatatgaagactttcgagttcaaacaaccttccgaccttacgtccagtcccgatgatcTGTCCCGTCCGAGGATCCTGGAGGGGTCGATAAAGCAGCAGGGGTTTTACCAGAAACAGAGAGAAGACGTTGTAGAAGAGATgcaatatcagatagagagacagTGGTAGGTTCAGTAGTAGCAGCAACAGCAGAAGCAGGCGCAGGACGCGGTGGAcgagtaggacaggtagtaagcaaatgtcccgagagcttgcaATAACGGCAGAACAActgtgaacaatggtagctaatatgccctttctggtggcatgtgcgacattcaacagaGGGACAGCTGGAGAACGAGTGCCCGAAACGGTTACAGTGGCGACAGAAGGCCCCCTTTCTGTCTATGGCAGCAGAAACATCTGACTTTTCCATAAAAGTAGTCATAGAGAACAAGGAGAGGAGAGAAAAAAATTGCAATTTCTGAGCAGAAAATGAGAAAACGGATGGCAaaatcggaaagagctcaccaaaaaaccttaggaAGGGTCCCACTTATCGAACACGTCAGCGACACGTCAGCGCCACGTCAGTAGGGTCGTCAGTGCCACGTCAGCGATGTTACGACACGTGGCAGCTCATGAGAGGCGGAAGAAGACACGCTGGCGACAGCAGGGCACGCGGGCCAATCGTCGGGTCGGGTCGGGCGCGCGGGTTGAGCTCGGGCAAGAGAGCAACGGCGTGACACGTGGCAGAAGCGGAGCCGTGGATCTGGAGCGCTGATCCAACGGCGCTGGATGCGTCTGGAAGGAGAACGGATGGACGCGGACAGACAACTTTGGGCGGCGCGTGGCGGCGCGTCCGGCGTCCTCCGGCGATGATTccggtggcgttggaaagcttgCAAGGAGGAGAAGACGATGGTGGCggcggtgacgaaccaaagcgtcggaAAAGGGACGAAAAAAGAGACCAAAGAACACTGCCGGGAGAGGAAAAACAAAAGGACTATAAACgaattttcattgaaaaaaaaaaaggaacctaagctcttgataccatgttagaaacaagagacttgagagagtaatctgaaaagtgtattattgagttgtgatgaaaagtacaatatacaagaggtatttataggtgctaaatgaatcagagtaataaaggcatagaatcctataattaatatacagatatactacataaatatagacgatactaattgatatagacgatactaattgatcctaattgatgctaatgattctctaacagaATATATGATATTTAGGGGTGTTTATGAATCGGATTCGATCCGTATATTCGCGGTGTTTATCCGAAttcgatccgaaaattgcggatatagATCTAATCGGCAAGGTTTTTGGATCGGATCAGATTGCGAATTTTGTGTTGGTATCTGCATATCCGTACGCATATcggcaaaaataaagaaataaataagtaaatattttttttatgttttatttcaactaatacttatcatatatgttgtattattttaatttattattcaagaaaaatatgtttaatattattttaagagtaaacatatttaaaagaataaaaaaataaattttattgattttttttaataaaaataaacttttaaaaatattttttgtattttgaagatatatctgatatccgatccgatccgtaaatatgcggatcggattggatctaaccttaaaaactatgaatgttAAATCCGATTCGATCCGATAATTTTAATGCGGATCGGATTAAAATTTTGGCCATATATAATCCGATCTGATATGCGTTCACCCCTAATGATATCAGGATGCTTACCTTTAGTCGATTTTGGGATTTTGAAAACAATGACATGCAGTATGactttatttgcatcaaataaagAGAaatatcaaataaacatgcaaagtAAACTTTGAACTTATTATCACATATTTTATTTCCCTTaaccaataataataatctcCCACATATGGGTGGTATTGAGTACAAATCGAAGGGATATAAACTGAGAGTCTTCTCTATTTTTATCCTAAAAAGCTTATAAATCATCCTTTTTTATTGAAGAATCACTtcaattattttatcttttagaataattttctaTCGGTTCTTTTACTTAGAATCCTTTTAGAGCTAGAATTCTTTTTTACAGAGCTTCTTGATCTACCTCTAAAGTATGGTGTTGCTGTCTCTTTCCGTACAGAATTTTGTAAAAGAATGAGAAAATcaagaaataaattaaagtagTTTGAGAGAAAAAAATTTGGTTGGACTAAATTACAAAACTAATTTATTCATCtaacattaaaaaattttaaataaatttaaactagGATGCTACTTGACTAAAATGAGTTTGTTTGCATTGCTATTTCTCTCAATTTGAAATTTAAACCTCCcacttatttgaaattaaaatttaaacttgaTGAGAGAAGGAGCGGGTGTTAcacatttaattttttacataaatttattttttttaccggaTTAAAGAAgtttatatatacatacatataggactGAAAGTGAGCTAAAGTCAGTTCGAACTCGATAAACTGAATTCGTGAGCTGGTGAGTCGAGTTTGAGCttgaaattgagctcataaattaaataagtcaGATATGAGAATGGATGAGCTCAGTTCATTAGCTCATGAGCTagttcaattatatatattaatgtccttaattatttaaaattttattttattttttatatataattttaatgtaaaatataaataaaaaatttataattgatagatagacaatatataaaattgattttttttaaatattttctaatatatataagttataatttattgatatagaattatagtctatgtttctattatttaaaCCAACTCGTGAACTTTTGTTGAGCCAAACTTGAGCTTACAAAATAGgttcgattgttaatgagtcgaatCGTGAGCCAAGCTTAATTTTCGTGAGTCGAGCTTGAGTTTAGTCTaactcgactcatctcaacttacttcctatatatatatatataaaactcgTTTTTATATTTATGGAacgaataattatattaaaaataaatataaatactatattaaatatttaatatatttatacataaaaattaaatcctttctccatttgtttgttaacCTTCTTCTATTAAACTTCCCACATTGTTCCAAACTATAACACAcctcttttttctttaattttgttattcatttaacgtAACTTTTTTGTACTTAAATTATAACTTCAACATGCATATTGACCATGCTTCTGGATAAGGTTGATCTGGACCAATTTTTCTCCTGAGAAAAAAGTTGGTTATATATATAACATGCTAGAGGtgtgttcttattttatttatttttttattttgatgaaaAGAGTGAGGTTTTTCGTCTGTTGTGGATAAATATCAACAGTACACAATTATTAAAGTGTAAAGCAATGTATGGGTTGGAGGTAACTCCTTTTTCCTTTTAGcgttgaaattaaaagaaaacaataatattacATATGTACACATCATATGTAAGGTCAACTTTTATGAAAGTACAATGAAAGagtaaaatttcatatttttaaaaaattatgttatgacataatattaaaatttatataaaaatttttaaaatttcattcttgtatgttgtttatattttctaaaatatagAGTTTTATTGTAAGATATATGAATATAATGGAGAGCACAGGATATCAACAGGGACATGTATAATCATCTATGATGTATGAACATTACCATATATATGAGATATGATATAATATAGGAGACgtgaatatataaatttaaaatttttataagatatgaaaaataatatatatatatatataaaatataaaatattttttaaataaaatatttaaaatatttttgttttaataattaataatatatattatttttaaattactcattttaagaatatatgttaaaaataaggtTTGACATGTTAATACATGATGAAATTTAAATGTCTAAATatgtttgaaaaaatttttttttattaagatactgTTGGACATACAAAATACGTGTGTCAGATGCATGTCGATAAATATTATATTCGAAATGTGTTCGATACGTTTAAACACAATAAATCAAAAAAGTATCtgtgtaaaaaataataaaaaaattaaaataaaataaaatagagaactAGCTATGTATAAATTAGTGAATCATTGTTTGAGTCAAGAAGTAAAAGGATAATTACTAGAGATATGTATGCACAAAAACACAAGGGATGTAAACAGTTACGTGAAAGGCTATCTAATTAATTGGGTGAAGTGTTCTTGGTCAAGTTTTCAGTTTTGGATATCAAAACTTAACTTATCCCATAaaagtaataaagacacaaacctAAAATATAAAAAGCATGAAACTTCCCAATAGTTTTTCTATCTATAACTATAATAAAGCCAAGGTTCTCTGAACTATGCACCcaatttttcaaatatatatataaaatccacTATTTATAAGCACTTAATAAGAACAACATCTTCATTCAACTCTACTCCTTCCATTATTCTctatctctcttttttcttctcttcagtTACATAACAATTTAATACATCAAGaccaataataatagaaataataacATAGAAATGAATACAAAGATTGAACTGCCACCAGGTTTCAGGTTTCATCCAACAGATGAAGAGCTCATAACTCACTACCTCTCTCAGAAGGTTGTTGGTAGCTGCTTCTATGCAACTGCCATTATTGGAGAGGCTGATTTCAACAAGTGTGAGCCTTGGGATTTACCTTGTCAGTATCTCAATTGTTATTTTCCCTTTCAGAAATAAATTGGGTTTTCATCATTTGATTCTCTTTTTATTATGTGCCtttgaaatatattttaaaaatattcatcattattcaatcattctttttttaatgtaaatcttaatattataAATGAGATTTTAACTAGTTCTGAATATTTAAATAACATGTAAATGACTTTTTCCTGAAAATTTCTTAAATGCCTATTTAAGTAGAAAATATGTATAATAAGTAACTTTTTGTTTATGgcattatattttttagttataaactGCCGCCAATAGTTACTGGAAATTACTGTGAATTTGTTTCTCTGTGTCTTAAAATATGATGTTTAAAATGTTGATATTTCATTTTGCAGCGGTTTAAAATCGtcgtaaaatatttaaaaaattgttgTTATTCTATCTTGGTgtatacttatatatatgtagAAATATAGTTTttaatgatattattttttatttagcatcctttgatttattttgacttcaaaatttgtgatttttatttattattttaatttttttcaatgaaGGGAGGGGCAAAATGGGAGAAAAAGAATTGTATTTTTTCTGTTTGAAGGACAAATAGAGCCACTGGCGCTGGGTACTGGAAGGCCACAGGGAAAGACAGAGAGATATACAATGCAAAAGCAAAAGCACTTATTGGGATGAAGAAAACACTTGTTTTCTACAAAGGAAGAGCTCCAAATGGTGAAAAGACAAATTGGGTCATGCATGAATATAGGTTGGAAGGCGATAATAAACCTTCTATATACAATCTACCCAAAGAAACCAAGGTAATTAGAGTTCAATCAGTATGCATCAGCCAtgtcagaaaaaaaaattatattgtcaTTTAATTTGATGCATGTATTTATAACTTTTGAATTAGTAATACATTAATCTCTTTGGATGGAGTAGTTATTTTTGTCGATATAACCGTATTTGTACATAAAAAGTATGAATACACGTGTTGTATATATGTGacatttaaccaaaaaataaaataaaaaactataaaagTACATTTTTAGTATGAATAATATTAAGTCATTAACTTTTTTTAGCTAACaacagttaattttttaaaattattttatttattttaaatttcagactttaaatcataaattttttatttttaattataaattataaatttaaatattaaaattggctaattaaaatttattttttttatatttttttgtatatattgtgGTTTGGTTctgttttttgtttaaattaatttaaaataacattattttggttaaatttttttcaaaattatttagaTATGTATTTTAAGTTATTAAGTTAATTATTTAGACaatttaaatgtttattttttaatttaatatcaatTATTTAGACTATGTTAATGATAAATTTGACATAAAATGTATTTTATTAGTTGAGaaatatattttgtaaagtttatttatatatatacctaCGTATCTGtacctttttattttctaaaatttttgtattttgtatatATCAATCATGttagatgtatattaaaattagttattattataaaatatatattaaaaataatttaaataacacatgtatttatatataaaatatatgaaaacTTTTCGTGTATACATATCCGGATACCTATATATTCATGCAACTTTCGTTCAATTTTACACTATTAATTTTATACATAATGCATATGTATGGCTTATTTTTGAGATAGTTAATAATTGAGTTAACATTTATATATACTGATATAGTAATACATAACTGAAtatctatataaaataaaatatttaacattAACAATTCATGcaaattaatttgatttgaatttagtATTTGTTAACATGgttccttttctatttttattttttcatttcagAAAGAGTGGGCTTTGTGCAGAGTTCTacacaaaagtgaaaagaaagtaATGCATGTTCCACAACCACAGGGATTGGTTGAGTTCAGCTCCTATGAAAATAAGGAACTTCCCCAATTAATGGATTCTTCACAAGTAACATTCTTTTCATCAGACCCAAATAATCAAAGTGAGGATCCAAATCCAATCACAcgtgatgatgataataataatgatgacatCATATTTGATAGCATTGAAACTCCTTTCTTGGAACAACAACCACCTTATTCTTCATCCTATGATTCTTCAGATTTAGACACCCTTAACCCTGCCACATGGGATATTTCCGAAAATGCCCCTACAAGTAATGCGTCTAAGGAGACGGACTTTGATGCTGACATGTTCTCTTTGATGTACAACAATAGAGAAGTGTTCCAAACATCATTTGAGAATCAGGAATATTATGCATATGATTCTGTAGGACATGTGGACAATGGTTCCCTATGGAATTTTTAGAGAATTAGGATTATGATTAGAATTGgtttaatttttctaataatttcaaCTTATTAAGGTTAACTCAGTTGATTAGGATAACATAGTTTAGCTTCCTTCTTCTGTCTTTAGATCTTGGGCTTGAACCCATttgtaataaaaagaaaaaaaatatatatatattaactgaTAGTTGTTTGCAAAGCAAAAATTTGCTACGTCTTTAGTTAAAGTTACAAAATCGACGGTaaagtcttttttatttttttgctaagGCAGGTATTGTAGTGCCAAAGCTatttgcatatatatattttcttgtcTTACATAAAATACACACTCATACACACACTACTataggttttatattttcctttctgAGTTTAACTCGGAATTCGAACCTGGTGCAACTTTCTTGGCAGCCAGCAAATCTTCCACTATATCATTGCCTTAGCTGCATATATATGgtctttactctttttttttttcgttaaaATGGATTAGACAACATCTAATCTTAGatattacaatattataataCTCACACATACTACACACTTATACACATAATACCAAGAATTCTCATTTACTATTGACTTCAGCCAAATCTCAATACTAGGTGCACCTATTATAAGACAGAACTTTACTACTAAACCAATGCCTTGCATGCAGGTCTTTAGTTAGACTTTTTTTTCGTCTTGTCTTTAGTTAGAGTTTGGTTGctgataaaaaagagaaagatgGTGGACATAAACTTGGGCCATTTATGAGCCCATTTTCTAGAATAATAGAAATTAGTCCA is a window encoding:
- the LOC112784292 gene encoding LOW QUALITY PROTEIN: NAC domain-containing protein 92 (The sequence of the model RefSeq protein was modified relative to this genomic sequence to represent the inferred CDS: deleted 1 base in 1 codon), whose product is MNTKIELPPGFRFHPTDEELITHYLSQKVVGSCFYATAIIGEADFNKCEPWDLPWRGKMGEKELYFFCLKANRATGAGYWKATGKDREIYNAKAKALIGMKKTLVFYKGRAPNGEKTNWVMHEYRLEGDNKPSIYNLPKETKKEWALCRVLHKSEKKVMHVPQPQGLVEFSSYENKELPQLMDSSQVTFFSSDPNNQSEDPNPITRDDDNNNDDIIFDSIETPFLEQQPPYSSSYDSSDLDTLNPATWDISENAPTSNASKETDFDADMFSLMYNNREVFQTSFENQEYYAYDSVGHVDNGSLWNF